A segment of the Terribacillus aidingensis genome:
TGATCAGAAGCTCTTTTGCAGCTGCATAATCATCAACATGAATGATGCTTGCACTTGTGTGGACATAGCGGGAAACTATCCCGATTACAGCTGATGGAACACCTTCGTGTGCTAAATGGACACGTCCGGCATCCGTTCCGCCTTTGCCAACATAGTATTGGTAGTTGATATTATTGGATTCCGCAGTATCAAGAATGAATTCACGCATATTACGATTCATGATCATGGTGCCGTCAAAAATACGAAGCAATGCTCCCTGCCCCAAATGACCGAAGGCTTGCTTGTCTCCGCTGACATCATTAGCAGGTGAAGCATCCAGTGCATAGAAAATATCAGGATTAATCATATTTGCAGCTACTTGGGCACCGCGAAGACCGACTTCTTCCTGAACCGTCGCACCAGCATACAACTGGTTCGGCAATGTTTCCCCAGCCACTTCTTCCATTAATTCCAGCGCCAATCCACAGCCATAACGATTATCCCAAGCCTTGGCCAAAATCTTCTTCTCATTTGCCATTGGTGTAAACGGCATGTACGGCAGAATTTGCTGTCCCAGCTTCACACCAAGCTCATATGCATCACGCTCATCATCTGCGCCGATATCAATCAGCATACTGTCGATACTGGCAGGCTTACTCCGCTGCTCAGGCGTTAACAAATGAGGAGGTGTAGAGCTGATGACACCCGGAATCGGTCCTTCGTCCGTCATTACCTGCACGCGCTGTGCAAGCAAAACTTGACTCCACCAGCCGCCTAAGGTCTGAAAACGAAGCAGACCATTGGGTGTAATGCCTGTGACCATGAAACCGACCTCATCCATATGTCCAGCAGCCATTACCTTAGGTCCACTGCCTTTCTTTACACCAAAAATACCGCCAAGCTTATCCTGGATGATCTCATCCGCATAAGGCTTCAGCCTTTCCTTCATAAAAGCACGCATCAGCTGTTCGTTACCTGGCGCTGCCTGCAGCTCTGTCAATTGTTTAAATAAATCCAATGTTTTTTGGTTCATGTATATGTACTCCCTTTTTGTCAGACTATTGTATATCTATTGTAAACTATTGCTCCTCAACATGCCATAAAGGTTGTTTCGTTTTATATTTCTAAGGTAATAAGATATAATAGAACATAACTTAAGTTGAAGAGGTGACCAAAATGGGCGTAAAGAAAACAGTAGCAATCGTAGGTGCTGGCCTTGCGGCTGGATACTTGATCCAGAAGCAGATTGCGAAACAACAGAAAGTGACTCCGGAAAAAGCATTGAAATTCGCTAAAGAAGCGTTCAAGAAAGAAGGTCCGATCAGTGGATCTTGGATCTATATGAAACCGGAAGAAAAAGTGAAGCACGGCCTCACGTATACTGTTTACCGTGGCGGTATCTCCCGTACGATCGACGGAAAACCTGCTCAATACGAATTTTTCGTAGATGCAGAAACTGGATCAGTTATCGACGCTGTCGAATCAGCATCCTAATAAAAAGCCGCACCCCAAAAGTTAGTAACTTAACATTTGGGGTGTTTTTTTGTGGACTTTTTGAATGAAATCAGGCTTTTCTGACTCTTAATATAGAGTAGATATCCGAGAGCAAATCTCCCTTCTTATGATCACCTTTGTATAATTAATTTCTTCCCTAATGTGGAATTCGGATTGTTACTTTCCAAGTCAGTCGGTTACAACCCTTGTCTACAAATTGAATCATTATATATACATAGCCGAACTTGTATTCATTCCACCCATCACATAAGTAAACAGTCTAACTTTTGAATCGATCGATGGAGAATATTAGCATAAAGGTACGCAGCGGCATCTTTGCCGGGGGAGAAAAAAATATAATCAAAGACCATTTACACTACATAAAAATATCCCGGAAGTCTGAAATAAACTTCCGGGATATTTTTATTGGTATATGGTTATGATTTCAAACAATCAACCTAATCCTTATTGCAGCTTAATTATGTTATTCACATTTAAAAAGCTGGCTTGAGTTCGGTAATAGACCGTCCTCAAGCCAGCCTACTGGCAATATATAGTAACTTGTTTTCTACACCCTACTTAACTAGCCGAGTTTTTTTATTTGAATGTAGCGACACTGCGATAGATGCGGTAGCCGCGTGAAGAGAATTTCTCCTCATATTCTGTTTTCACATTTAACGGATCGTTCTCTGCATGCAAATCAAGCTTCACTTCCTGCAGAATCATGCCGTATCGGGAGAAACTAGACAAACTATACTCAAATAGCTTCTGATTATCTGTCTTGAAGACCACTTCTCCATCATCTTTTAATACAGATTCATATTGCTTCAAAAAGCTTTTATATGTTAAGCGACGCTTTTCATGCTTATTCTTCGGCCAAGGATCAGAGAAATTCAGATAAATGCTATCCACTTCATTCACTTCAAATAATTCACGGAAATCAGCTGCATTTTCATTCAATAGCCTTACATTCGGAAGATCTGCTTCAGCTGCTTTTTCCACAGCTGTCACAATAATACTTTTCGCTTGTTCAATTCCGATGAAATTGTATTCCGGATGCTGGGCTGCCATGCCAGTGATGAACTGCCCTTTGCCAGATCCAATCTCAACATGCAGCGGCTTATCGTTACCGAATAGCTCTCTCCATTTGCCTTTATAATTTTTCGGTTCTTGTACCACGATATGATCGTTTTCTTTTAAATAATCGTCTGCCCAGGGTTTATGGCGCACACGCATATGTCTCACTCCTATTTCTGCCCACCCGCCTGCATAGTTTGATGCCAAAACGCACACGCTATGCTCAGGAAGGAGGGGAAAATCGATGTCACTTTCCGTTGAAAACCAACTTAGCCTTCTTCGGGATATACTTAGCGAACATTGCGAATCCTGCTGCGGCAGCAAATCCGAATACGAGCAAATATCCCGCCTGGCACGTTCTATTTTATCTAATAAATCAACCGATCAGCAAGAGCTTCTTGCTTTGCTTCCTGGTATCCATTCGTACAGTTCTGCCGGTGAAAAAGCTGCAGATATCAATGCGCACATCACATCGAACAGAGAACATCTCGAGGATTGGGTAGAGACCATCAACAGCTTTCAAGGCTAGCAGGACAGCTGGTGCAGTTCCGTAAGCAGCTGTCCTAATTCTATACTTTTGCGTTTCATGTTATCATCGCGGAGCGACATGATGATACGGGCAGCTTCATACCAATAAATACGTTTTAAAAGTGCATCATTCAGTGGCTTGCCGTATGCTTTCATCCATTCTTCCCAGTCAGGATATGGAACGTACTTCCTAAGCAGCATTCCAATGTCAGCTGCCGGGTCCGCAATGAGAGCACTGTCCCAGTCTACAAGATACAGCTCATTATGCTGGCTTATCATCCAATTATTATGATCGATATCAAAATGACAGACTGCCAATAGCTGATCTGGCATTTCAGGTAAGAATTGCTCCATACTTGCAAGCACCTGTTTTAAAGCAGGCAGCCGATTTTGGAAGCCAGCTGCTTTCTCCCGCAGCTCTTCCATTTTCGTCTCTGGCTGAAGCGGCTTCTTTCCCATACGCATTAGCAAGTTCAGCATCTCGGAGGAATGATGGATTTTGCTAAGTAGCTTTGCCACTCGAGGATCGCTCATTTCTGAGAAGGTCAGACCTCGTCCCATCAGCCATTCCTGAGCCGTAATGACATCCCCGTTTTCCATCCTTTTTGTCCATACCAGCTTCGGCACAATCCCTTCTGCTGAAAGTACAGCCAAAAAAGGAGAAGAATTGCGCTTTAGAAACAGCTGCCTCTCTCCGCTTTTTGCATAATATGCTTCTCCTGTTACACCGCCGGCAGGAGCAATCTTCCACTCATTTCCCAGTATGTGTTCTAACCAATTCACCGTTCATTCCTACTTTCCTAGTGCAATCGCTTTGCATTACTAGCTGTAAACAAGCCCAGCGTGACACAAGGCAAGTACATTCCCGAACAAATTCGACAGACATACTTAAGATTACAACATTTGCTATGGTTTTATCAATACGATAGGACTATAAAACCGTTTATTTAACTAAAAAATTCTTCCTTTTCTTCCTCTTCCCATTCCGGACGGGCAACAGCCTTCGTATATGCGTGGTCCAGCAGCACTTCACTGGCACGAAGCTGCACATGTTTAAGAGCTAACTGCTCCTCTCGCTTGGCCATCAGCCAAGCTGTATGCTTTTGACTGCCGATAAACTGTGTGTTTCTTGGCTCGCTTGCAAAACGAATTTGATTTTCCCTGCTCAAGACTACCTTTTGAACAGGAAGATCGATATCATATTTTCTGAGGATACCTTGTACCAGCTTTTCTGTTCTATTCAACGATAGCATTGGATTGAGGAAAGTAGAAAACTGCCCCTTAGATTCCCGCTTCCATGTTCGTTCCTCACTAGCCCAAAACAATACATCCGGCTTGTCCTCCAGAACGGAAATGATCTCTATGCCCAAAGGATGGATTAAAATCGTTTCTGCCTCCATTGTGGTCTGCTTCACTTCAAAAACAGGCTTATACATTACAAAGAAAGTGTCAGGAAATCGCTTCAGAAAGTATCTGAGAACCGGATCTTTTTTAAATTTTTGATCAAAGAAAGAAAATTCCCCAAGCGTGCTTGTAGCCCATTTTAGCTGAAAATCAAATAGCTCTTCCAAGAAATCCTGCTTCAGGATCTTTTCTGTGGGAGCCACATATGCGAGAGCAGGGTTCGGCTGT
Coding sequences within it:
- a CDS encoding M42 family metallopeptidase, with amino-acid sequence MNQKTLDLFKQLTELQAAPGNEQLMRAFMKERLKPYADEIIQDKLGGIFGVKKGSGPKVMAAGHMDEVGFMVTGITPNGLLRFQTLGGWWSQVLLAQRVQVMTDEGPIPGVISSTPPHLLTPEQRSKPASIDSMLIDIGADDERDAYELGVKLGQQILPYMPFTPMANEKKILAKAWDNRYGCGLALELMEEVAGETLPNQLYAGATVQEEVGLRGAQVAANMINPDIFYALDASPANDVSGDKQAFGHLGQGALLRIFDGTMIMNRNMREFILDTAESNNINYQYYVGKGGTDAGRVHLAHEGVPSAVIGIVSRYVHTSASIIHVDDYAAAKELLIKLVRATDQSTVDLITSND
- a CDS encoding PepSY domain-containing protein translates to MGVKKTVAIVGAGLAAGYLIQKQIAKQQKVTPEKALKFAKEAFKKEGPISGSWIYMKPEEKVKHGLTYTVYRGGISRTIDGKPAQYEFFVDAETGSVIDAVESAS
- the trmB gene encoding tRNA (guanosine(46)-N7)-methyltransferase TrmB codes for the protein MRVRHKPWADDYLKENDHIVVQEPKNYKGKWRELFGNDKPLHVEIGSGKGQFITGMAAQHPEYNFIGIEQAKSIIVTAVEKAAEADLPNVRLLNENAADFRELFEVNEVDSIYLNFSDPWPKNKHEKRRLTYKSFLKQYESVLKDDGEVVFKTDNQKLFEYSLSSFSRYGMILQEVKLDLHAENDPLNVKTEYEEKFSSRGYRIYRSVATFK
- a CDS encoding YtzH-like family protein, translated to MSLSVENQLSLLRDILSEHCESCCGSKSEYEQISRLARSILSNKSTDQQELLALLPGIHSYSSAGEKAADINAHITSNREHLEDWVETINSFQG
- a CDS encoding phosphotransferase family protein encodes the protein MNWLEHILGNEWKIAPAGGVTGEAYYAKSGERQLFLKRNSSPFLAVLSAEGIVPKLVWTKRMENGDVITAQEWLMGRGLTFSEMSDPRVAKLLSKIHHSSEMLNLLMRMGKKPLQPETKMEELREKAAGFQNRLPALKQVLASMEQFLPEMPDQLLAVCHFDIDHNNWMISQHNELYLVDWDSALIADPAADIGMLLRKYVPYPDWEEWMKAYGKPLNDALLKRIYWYEAARIIMSLRDDNMKRKSIELGQLLTELHQLSC
- a CDS encoding NERD domain-containing protein, whose amino-acid sequence is MAQLIKLHEYISRYEQHPYRYPGQFIKLKKENWEKMHREWEQQQAAPASFVTDEAKEEDQKKSWYHVFRKKEEEVEQPNPALAYVAPTEKILKQDFLEELFDFQLKWATSTLGEFSFFDQKFKKDPVLRYFLKRFPDTFFVMYKPVFEVKQTTMEAETILIHPLGIEIISVLEDKPDVLFWASEERTWKRESKGQFSTFLNPMLSLNRTEKLVQGILRKYDIDLPVQKVVLSRENQIRFASEPRNTQFIGSQKHTAWLMAKREEQLALKHVQLRASEVLLDHAYTKAVARPEWEEEEKEEFFS